The proteins below are encoded in one region of Pongo pygmaeus isolate AG05252 chromosome 20, NHGRI_mPonPyg2-v2.0_pri, whole genome shotgun sequence:
- the KLK8 gene encoding kallikrein-8 yields the protein MGRPRPRAAKTWMFLLLLGEAWAGHSRAQEDKVLGGQECQPHSQPWQAALFQGQQLLCGGVLIGGNWVLTAAHCKKPKYTVRLGDHSLQNKDGPEQEIPVVQSIPHPCYNSSDVEDHNHDLMLLQLRDQASLGSKVKPISLADHCTQPGQKCTISGWGTVTSPRENFPDTLNCAEVKIFPQKKCEDAYPGQITDGMVCAGSSKGADTCQGDSGGPLVCDGALQGITSWGSDPCGRSDKPGVYTNICRYLDWIKKIIGSKG from the exons ATGGGACGCCCCCGACCTCGTGCAGCCAAGACGTGGATGTTCCTGCTCTTGCTGGGGGAAGCCTGGGCAG GACACTCCAGGGCACAGGAGGACAAGGTGCTGGGGGGTCAAGAGTGCCAACCCCATTCGCAGCCTTGGCAGGCGGCCTTGTTCCAGGGCCAGCAACTACTCTGTGGCGGTGTCCTTATAGGTGGCAACTGGGTCCTTACGGCTGCCCACTGTAAAAAACC GAAATACACAGTACGCCTGGGAGACCACAGCCTACAGAATAAAGATGGCCCAGAGCAAGAAATACCTGTGGTTCAGTCCATCCCACACCCCTGCTACAACAGCAGCGATGTGGAGGACCACAACCATGATCTGATGCTTCTTCAACTGCGTGACCAGGCATCCCTGGGGTCCAAAGTGAAGCCCATCAGCCTGGCAGatcattgcacccagcctggccaGAAGTGCACCATCTCAGGCTGGGGCACTGTCACCAGTCCCCGAG AGAATTTTCCTGACACTCTCAACTGTGCAGAAGTAAAAATATTTCCCCAGAAGAAGTGTGAGGATGCCTACCCAGGGCAGATCACAGATGGCATGGTCTGTGCGGGCAGCAGCAAAGGGGCTGACACGTGCCAG GGTGATTCTGGAGGCCCCCTGGTGTGTGATGGTGCACTCCAGGGCATCACATCCTGGGGCTCAGACCCCTGTGGGAGGTCCGACAAACCTGGTGTCTATACCAACATCTGCCGCTACCTGGACTGGATCAAGAAGATCATAGGCAGCAAGGGCTGA